One Synechococcus sp. JA-2-3B'a(2-13) genomic window carries:
- a CDS encoding SulP family inorganic anion transporter encodes MSGIPSTSSGGQGILARYLPFAKESLWVFHYQRSDLPGDLIAGLVVAILLVPQSMAYALLAGLPPQVGLYASILPVIVYGLLGSSRALAVGPVAIISLLVAAGLEPLAGRVSGTESLPGSPEYGQLALGLALEVGLVQGAMGLLRLGFLANFLSHTVVTAFGSAAALIIGFSQLRHLLGVKIANTESFLLLVQRLWQSLDKVNWATFGLGLLAVSLLVYAQRKLPHQLRRWGVPPGWALILTKGAPLAAVLVTSLLVWGLNLSERAGVSVVGSIPSGLPPLGFPSLSWGQWTALLPTALAISLVGFTESYAVGQSLASQRRQKVDPNQDLVALGAANLAAACSGGYPVTGGISRSVVNFQAGANSGLASLITGLLVALTVIWLMPLFTFLPQTTLAAIVLVAVLALVDFHPLLQSWRYDRGDALVWLVTFASVLGIGVEQGIGIGVLVSILLFLWRASRPHIAIVGQVPGTEHYRNVQRHEVITDPRILAVRVDESLFFANAAYLQEYLLREVAARPTVEQVLLVASAINFIDGSALEVLTQLVERLQQAGVGFAMAEVKGPVMDRLQKAGFVEKVGAERFFLSTHQAMQALGSQQSLSQVSSS; translated from the coding sequence ATGAGTGGGATCCCTTCTACTTCCTCTGGGGGGCAAGGGATCCTGGCGCGGTACCTGCCCTTTGCTAAGGAGTCCCTTTGGGTCTTCCACTATCAACGATCAGATTTGCCGGGAGATCTGATCGCCGGCCTTGTGGTGGCCATTCTGTTGGTGCCCCAGAGCATGGCCTATGCCCTGTTGGCCGGGTTGCCCCCCCAAGTGGGCCTGTACGCCAGTATTTTGCCGGTGATCGTCTATGGACTACTGGGATCCAGCCGCGCCTTGGCGGTAGGGCCAGTGGCCATCATCTCCCTCTTGGTGGCGGCAGGGTTAGAGCCGCTGGCCGGTCGCGTCAGCGGGACGGAGTCCTTGCCGGGCAGCCCGGAGTATGGACAGTTGGCTTTGGGGCTGGCCTTGGAGGTGGGTCTGGTCCAGGGGGCCATGGGGTTGTTGCGGCTGGGGTTTTTGGCCAATTTCTTAAGCCACACGGTGGTGACTGCCTTTGGCAGCGCGGCGGCCTTGATCATCGGCTTCAGCCAGCTCCGCCACCTCCTGGGGGTCAAGATCGCCAATACGGAGTCCTTCTTGCTGTTGGTGCAGCGGCTGTGGCAAAGCCTGGACAAGGTGAACTGGGCAACCTTTGGCCTAGGGCTGCTGGCCGTATCCCTGCTGGTGTACGCTCAGCGAAAGTTGCCCCACCAACTGCGGCGTTGGGGTGTGCCTCCAGGTTGGGCCTTGATTTTGACCAAGGGGGCACCGCTAGCGGCTGTGCTCGTGACCAGCCTGTTGGTCTGGGGCCTAAACCTCTCGGAGAGGGCAGGGGTATCCGTTGTTGGCTCCATTCCTTCCGGGTTGCCCCCCTTGGGCTTTCCCTCGTTGAGCTGGGGACAGTGGACAGCGCTTCTGCCCACCGCCTTGGCCATCAGCTTGGTGGGCTTCACGGAAAGCTATGCTGTGGGGCAGTCCTTGGCCAGCCAGCGGCGGCAGAAGGTGGATCCCAACCAAGATCTGGTGGCTTTGGGGGCAGCCAACTTGGCAGCAGCTTGCAGTGGCGGCTATCCGGTAACGGGAGGCATCAGCCGGTCGGTGGTGAACTTTCAAGCAGGCGCCAACAGTGGCCTGGCCTCCCTAATCACCGGCCTGTTGGTGGCTTTGACGGTCATCTGGCTGATGCCACTGTTCACCTTCTTGCCCCAGACCACCCTGGCGGCCATCGTTCTGGTGGCGGTGCTGGCCCTGGTGGATTTTCACCCCCTGCTGCAAAGCTGGCGCTACGACCGCGGCGATGCCCTGGTTTGGTTGGTAACCTTTGCCAGTGTGCTGGGGATCGGAGTGGAGCAGGGGATCGGAATAGGGGTGTTAGTCTCCATCCTGCTCTTTCTTTGGCGGGCTAGCCGTCCTCACATTGCCATCGTGGGTCAGGTGCCCGGTACGGAGCACTACCGCAACGTGCAGCGCCATGAGGTGATTACCGATCCCCGTATCTTGGCAGTGCGGGTGGACGAGAGCCTGTTTTTTGCCAACGCAGCCTACTTGCAGGAGTATCTGCTGCGAGAGGTGGCGGCGCGACCCACAGTGGAGCAGGTGCTGCTCGTTGCCAGCGCCATCAACTTCATCGACGGCAGCGCTTTGGAAGTGCTGACCCAGTTGGTGGAACGTTTGCAGCAGGCAGGGGTGGGCTTTGCCATGGCCGAGGTGAAGGGGCCGGTAATGGATCGCCTCCAAAAGGCTGGGTTTGTGGAGAAAGTGGGCGCTGAGCGCTTCTTCCTCTCCACTCACCAGGCGATGCAAGCCCTCGGATCCCAGCAGAGCCTCAGTCAGGTGTCATCTTCCTGA
- a CDS encoding tetratricopeptide repeat protein, whose translation MAAFLAPAPAISLPAFPPPPEKTSAPNTASEFNWQGSLKLLRGDPVAALSDLDRAVQLDPSYAPAYVNRSYVYNQLRQPEEALADAERAIQLNAGIPEAYFSRGVAYLQLGDREAAMADFRQALALFSKSGNFANQAILQQLLRQLGVE comes from the coding sequence TTGGCAGCATTCCTCGCTCCTGCCCCTGCCATCTCTTTGCCTGCCTTCCCACCTCCTCCTGAGAAGACCTCGGCCCCAAACACCGCTTCCGAGTTCAACTGGCAGGGATCCCTCAAGTTGCTGCGGGGGGATCCCGTGGCTGCCCTGTCGGATCTGGATCGGGCGGTGCAGTTGGATCCCAGCTATGCGCCGGCCTATGTGAACCGCAGCTACGTCTACAACCAGTTGCGCCAGCCGGAAGAAGCTCTGGCCGATGCGGAGCGGGCCATTCAGTTGAATGCAGGGATCCCAGAAGCCTACTTTAGCCGCGGGGTGGCCTATCTTCAGTTGGGGGATCGAGAAGCGGCGATGGCCGACTTTCGCCAGGCGTTGGCTCTCTTCTCCAAGAGTGGCAACTTTGCCAACCAGGCCATCCTGCAGCAACTGCTGCGCCAGTTGGGGGTGGAGTAG
- the lipB gene encoding lipoyl(octanoyl) transferase LipB — MQLPLLQVHLPGEVPYRTAWAWQQARLAHMIRDPQLPDGLLLLTHPAVYTLGAGADPKFLKSLSQPIGSPAIHPESPSEQEPEILRVERGGEVTYHGPGQWVGYAMLNLKRHRPDLHEYLRQLEEVVIQTLAHFGLQGERIPGLTGVWVQGRKVAAIGIKVSRWVTYHGFALNVCPDLAAFEAIVPCGIPDRPVGSLVHFCPEVTMAAVAPVLVESFCQVFGLQAQAVSLAEWLGEPRLSDKLLGESTAQTPKRK; from the coding sequence GTGCAACTGCCGCTTCTGCAGGTTCACCTGCCGGGTGAAGTGCCCTACCGCACTGCCTGGGCTTGGCAGCAGGCAAGACTGGCCCATATGATCCGGGATCCCCAGTTGCCGGACGGATTACTGCTGCTCACCCATCCTGCGGTTTACACCTTGGGGGCAGGAGCCGATCCCAAGTTTCTCAAGAGCCTTTCTCAGCCGATAGGATCCCCGGCTATCCACCCGGAATCTCCTTCTGAACAAGAGCCGGAAATCCTACGGGTGGAGCGCGGCGGCGAAGTGACCTACCATGGGCCGGGGCAGTGGGTGGGCTATGCGATGCTGAACCTAAAGCGCCACCGCCCAGATCTCCACGAGTACCTACGCCAGCTAGAAGAGGTGGTCATCCAGACCTTGGCCCACTTCGGCCTACAGGGGGAGCGGATCCCTGGCTTGACAGGAGTTTGGGTGCAGGGCCGCAAAGTGGCGGCCATCGGCATCAAGGTCTCCCGCTGGGTGACCTACCACGGCTTTGCCCTCAACGTCTGCCCGGATCTAGCTGCCTTCGAGGCCATCGTGCCCTGTGGGATCCCTGATCGCCCGGTGGGATCCCTGGTGCACTTTTGTCCGGAGGTAACGATGGCTGCCGTAGCTCCGGTGCTGGTGGAGTCGTTCTGTCAGGTCTTTGGGCTGCAGGCTCAGGCAGTTTCCCTGGCCGAGTGGTTGGGAGAGCCTCGGCTTTCTGACAAGTTGCTGGGAGAATCAACCGCTCAGACGCCTAAGCGCAAGTGA
- the pstS gene encoding phosphate ABC transporter substrate-binding protein PstS: protein MRTLLSAFSLTALTVGFLTATSAQAQTVQISGAGATFAAPLLQRWFDAYNRTVDPTVQVSYQSVGSGAGLEQVINGTVDFGASEAPFSGARLESFRAKYRYEPLQLPMAGGSIEFAYNLPGIEDGELILKRKTYCGIVTGEITRWDDIRIKAENPRIANKLPPLDITWVHRSDGSGTTFVFTNHIRTVCPNWTAGAGTSVEWPVGIGAQGNEGVAATIKQEPGAIGYVNQSYAKLEKMATARLENKAGNIVEFSTEAATSALDAPIPDNFALLVPDPEGPNDYPIVGLFWVMLYREYPDQQKLTKLVEALKWTQGPEGQAITKELDYIPMPEAAIQRIFAELDAITVNPNAVR from the coding sequence ATGCGAACCCTGCTTTCTGCTTTCTCCCTCACCGCTCTAACAGTAGGATTTCTAACAGCGACCTCGGCTCAAGCCCAAACCGTGCAAATCTCCGGGGCGGGCGCGACCTTTGCGGCTCCTTTGCTGCAACGTTGGTTTGACGCCTACAACCGCACCGTAGACCCCACTGTGCAAGTCAGCTATCAGTCTGTCGGTAGTGGTGCTGGCCTAGAGCAGGTGATCAATGGCACTGTGGACTTCGGCGCTTCCGAGGCGCCTTTCTCCGGTGCTCGCCTGGAAAGCTTCCGAGCTAAATACCGCTATGAGCCCCTACAGTTGCCTATGGCGGGAGGGTCCATCGAGTTTGCCTATAACCTGCCCGGCATTGAAGACGGAGAGCTCATCCTGAAGCGGAAAACCTACTGCGGCATCGTGACCGGCGAGATCACTCGCTGGGACGACATTCGCATCAAGGCCGAGAACCCACGCATAGCAAACAAGCTGCCACCCCTGGACATCACCTGGGTACACCGCTCTGATGGTTCTGGGACTACCTTTGTGTTCACCAACCACATCAGAACTGTCTGCCCTAATTGGACAGCCGGTGCTGGTACTTCTGTCGAGTGGCCTGTTGGCATTGGAGCCCAAGGGAATGAGGGCGTAGCCGCCACCATCAAGCAGGAGCCAGGGGCAATTGGCTACGTGAACCAGTCCTATGCCAAGCTGGAAAAGATGGCCACTGCTCGCTTGGAAAACAAAGCGGGCAACATTGTTGAGTTCTCGACTGAGGCAGCTACCTCGGCGCTGGATGCTCCCATTCCTGATAACTTTGCGCTGTTGGTGCCCGACCCTGAAGGGCCAAATGACTACCCAATCGTGGGCTTGTTCTGGGTGATGCTGTACCGCGAGTATCCCGATCAGCAGAAGCTGACCAAGCTGGTGGAGGCTCTGAAGTGGACCCAGGGGCCAGAGGGTCAAGCCATCACCAAGGAGCTGGACTACATCCCTATGCCTGAGGCGGCTATCCAGCGGATCTTTGCAGAGCTGGATGCCATCACCGTTAACCCCAATGCGGTGCGATGA
- a CDS encoding rhodanese-like domain-containing protein produces MTVARQNPTPSAQQERDPRLKEIDALTIRQWLDQGRVQLIDVREPGEYADERIPGAINMPLSTFDPAKVPASTPEKPVVLHCRMGSRSIRAGCQLLDRGWPEVISLKGGIEAWKAAKLPVTRTQNAPISIMRQVQIAAGSLVLTGTLLGAFVNPWWLLLSGFVGAGLVFAGVTNTCGMALLLARMPWNRGQAL; encoded by the coding sequence ATGACTGTAGCCCGACAAAATCCTACGCCTTCCGCTCAGCAGGAACGGGATCCCCGTCTCAAGGAGATCGATGCCCTGACCATAAGACAGTGGCTGGATCAGGGGCGAGTCCAGCTCATTGATGTGCGGGAGCCGGGAGAATATGCCGATGAGCGGATCCCGGGGGCCATCAACATGCCCCTATCTACCTTTGACCCGGCCAAAGTGCCTGCTTCCACGCCAGAGAAGCCGGTGGTGTTGCACTGCCGCATGGGCAGCCGCTCCATCCGCGCCGGTTGTCAGTTGCTAGACCGCGGCTGGCCGGAGGTCATTAGCCTCAAGGGAGGGATCGAGGCTTGGAAAGCGGCCAAGCTGCCCGTTACCCGCACCCAAAATGCGCCCATCTCCATCATGCGGCAGGTGCAGATTGCAGCGGGATCCCTGGTGCTCACCGGAACCCTTCTGGGGGCCTTTGTCAACCCCTGGTGGCTGCTGCTGAGTGGCTTTGTGGGCGCCGGGCTGGTGTTTGCGGGTGTAACCAACACCTGTGGCATGGCTCTGCTCTTGGCTCGCATGCCCTGGAACCGAGGTCAGGCGCTATGA
- a CDS encoding Uma2 family endonuclease yields the protein MTVGAVPTQGKRAWTAEEFMALSREGHRYEIVDGKPIDMGSAGALHGYVCSLLLAALTPYVLSNKLGIVLDSSTAFKMKSGNWRSPDISFFAKERLQGMAELPTGFLEGAPDLAVEVLSPRNTVEEIHDKLVEYFENGSRLVWLVHPSEHYVLVYRSSQEPDRLLKSVDLLEGEEVIPGFALPVAHLFQKLSL from the coding sequence ATGACCGTCGGAGCTGTGCCAACTCAGGGAAAAAGAGCTTGGACAGCCGAAGAATTCATGGCGTTGTCCAGGGAGGGACATCGCTACGAGATTGTTGATGGGAAGCCAATTGATATGGGAAGCGCGGGGGCACTCCATGGTTATGTCTGCAGCCTCCTATTGGCAGCTTTGACCCCCTACGTTTTGTCCAACAAGCTGGGGATCGTTTTAGATTCCAGCACTGCTTTTAAGATGAAGAGTGGAAATTGGCGCTCCCCTGACATCTCTTTTTTTGCTAAAGAACGCTTGCAGGGCATGGCTGAACTGCCCACAGGATTTTTGGAAGGCGCTCCAGATCTGGCTGTTGAAGTGCTTTCCCCCCGCAATACGGTTGAAGAAATTCATGACAAGCTGGTGGAGTACTTTGAAAATGGCAGCCGCCTGGTTTGGCTGGTTCACCCCAGCGAGCACTACGTCCTGGTGTATCGCAGCTCTCAAGAGCCTGACCGCCTCCTGAAATCGGTTGATCTTCTAGAAGGTGAAGAGGTTATTCCAGGATTTGCCCTGCCGGTGGCTCATCTATTCCAGAAGCTTTCCTTGTAA
- a CDS encoding DUF29 domain-containing protein, with amino-acid sequence MDPESLYEKDFYAWTQQQAQFLRERAWEKLDLPHLIEEMESLGRQQRQELRNRLGVLVGHLLKWEYQPQARSVSWLLTLQVQRQEVLDLLEESPRLRPYLPEAIAKSYLRALQLALEETKLPRKTFPKTCPYAPEQILDSQFYPGEPSRLLEEEG; translated from the coding sequence GTGGATCCAGAAAGCCTCTATGAGAAGGATTTCTATGCTTGGACTCAGCAACAAGCTCAATTTCTGCGGGAGCGGGCTTGGGAGAAGCTAGACCTGCCCCATTTGATTGAGGAGATGGAATCGTTGGGCAGGCAACAGCGGCAAGAGCTGCGCAACCGGCTGGGGGTTTTGGTGGGGCACCTCCTGAAATGGGAGTATCAGCCGCAGGCTAGATCTGTAAGCTGGCTTCTCACCCTACAGGTGCAGCGGCAGGAAGTTCTGGATCTGCTGGAGGAAAGCCCAAGACTGAGGCCCTATTTGCCGGAGGCCATCGCCAAGTCTTACCTGAGGGCGCTCCAGCTAGCCCTGGAAGAGACCAAGCTGCCCAGAAAGACTTTTCCCAAGACGTGTCCTTACGCTCCCGAGCAAATCCTGGATAGCCAGTTTTACCCTGGCGAGCCCAGCAGGTTGCTTGAGGAAGAAGGTTAG
- the pstC gene encoding phosphate ABC transporter permease subunit PstC — MTSAATGYGSPPNPDIDVDIEKKASLSRAVDVGFVRLTLALAGFAGIILIWVILQTTEAALLAIQQFGLGFLVTARWNPVENIYGVLPQIYGSLVTSLVALIFAIPLGIGTAIFLTEGFAPKWVTEPIGFAIELIVATPSVVLGLWGIFVLIPAVRPIFRAINQTLGWIPFLGGPAPRGPSLLIVAMVLGIMISPIIISITRSTFESLPRSLKEGALALGATRWETLLTVMIPAGLSGIVSSIMLALGRALGETMVAAMLSGNANRINISLMQPGSTITGLIASQFGEAGRLQVSALMYAGVVLMVLTLLVNIVAEIIIRKFQNLEQ, encoded by the coding sequence ATGACTTCAGCGGCTACGGGTTATGGTTCACCACCAAACCCGGATATCGATGTTGACATTGAGAAAAAGGCGAGCCTGTCTCGGGCTGTTGATGTGGGCTTTGTCCGCCTGACGCTGGCCTTGGCAGGGTTTGCCGGCATTATCCTCATCTGGGTGATTCTTCAAACCACCGAAGCGGCTCTGCTGGCGATTCAGCAGTTTGGCTTGGGCTTCCTGGTTACTGCCCGCTGGAACCCGGTGGAAAACATCTACGGGGTGCTACCACAGATTTATGGCAGTTTGGTAACCTCTCTGGTGGCTTTGATTTTTGCCATCCCTCTGGGCATTGGCACTGCCATCTTCCTGACGGAAGGTTTTGCCCCCAAGTGGGTAACGGAGCCGATTGGCTTTGCCATTGAGCTGATCGTGGCCACTCCCAGTGTGGTGCTGGGGCTATGGGGGATCTTTGTGCTGATTCCAGCAGTGCGGCCCATCTTTCGAGCCATTAACCAGACGCTGGGTTGGATCCCTTTCTTGGGTGGCCCGGCTCCGCGGGGGCCCAGCTTGTTGATAGTGGCTATGGTGCTGGGGATCATGATCTCTCCCATCATCATCTCCATTACCCGCAGTACCTTTGAATCTCTACCACGCAGCCTAAAAGAGGGCGCTTTGGCTCTGGGGGCAACCCGCTGGGAGACCCTCTTAACGGTGATGATCCCTGCCGGCCTGTCGGGCATTGTCAGCTCGATCATGCTGGCGCTGGGACGGGCCCTGGGAGAGACCATGGTGGCGGCCATGCTTTCCGGCAACGCCAACCGCATCAATATCTCCCTAATGCAGCCGGGATCCACCATTACTGGCTTGATTGCCTCTCAGTTTGGCGAGGCAGGACGCTTGCAGGTTTCGGCTCTCATGTATGCCGGCGTGGTGCTGATGGTGCTGACGTTATTGGTCAACATTGTTGCCGAGATCATCATCCGCAAGTTTCAAAACTTGGAGCAGTAA
- the trxA gene encoding thioredoxin: MAHKQQFKSFADMIQGSKTPILVDFYASWCGPCQVMAQVLEQVKPQVGDAVTFVKVDTEKYPTIAARWGIQAVPTLILFKDGKPIDRIEGLLQPRALLERLRAQVN, from the coding sequence ATGGCGCACAAACAGCAATTCAAAAGTTTTGCCGACATGATTCAGGGATCCAAAACCCCGATCCTGGTGGATTTTTATGCTTCCTGGTGCGGCCCTTGTCAGGTTATGGCGCAAGTGTTGGAGCAGGTAAAACCTCAGGTGGGGGATGCGGTTACTTTTGTGAAGGTTGACACCGAAAAGTACCCAACCATCGCTGCTCGCTGGGGCATTCAAGCGGTGCCAACGCTGATCCTCTTCAAAGATGGGAAGCCGATTGACCGCATTGAGGGGCTGTTGCAGCCGCGGGCCCTGTTGGAGCGGTTGCGGGCGCAGGTTAACTAA
- a CDS encoding aspartate carbamoyltransferase catalytic subunit has product MVWQRQHVLGLADFTPEEYQMVLQTSASFQEVLTRRLPKVPTLQGKVVVTLFFEPSTRTRTSFELAAKRLSADVLNFSPGTSSLSKGETLLDTARTFLAMGSDLLIVRHAQAGVPQQLAAEIDRRGSPVGVLNAGDGLHEHPTQGLLDLFTLCSHLDPRRPRLELLQGIKIAIVGDILHSRVARSDIYALVAAGAEVHLAGPPTLLPKDFAQFVPGHTLPIHWQLEPALEGARFVITLRLQQERMGEFLLPSLQEYHHFFGLTRQRLRLCHPEVRVLHPGPVNRGVELSSEVMEDPGLNLIEQQVTHGVAVRMALLYLMGGGRIPA; this is encoded by the coding sequence ATGGTTTGGCAGCGGCAGCACGTCTTGGGCTTGGCGGATTTTACTCCCGAAGAATACCAGATGGTTTTGCAGACCAGCGCCAGTTTCCAGGAGGTGTTGACGCGGCGGTTGCCCAAGGTGCCCACCTTGCAGGGGAAGGTGGTGGTGACGCTGTTCTTCGAGCCTTCCACCCGCACCCGTACCAGTTTTGAGCTGGCGGCCAAGCGCCTTTCGGCAGATGTGCTCAACTTTTCCCCAGGCACCTCTTCCTTGAGCAAAGGGGAGACGCTTTTGGATACGGCCCGCACCTTTCTGGCCATGGGATCCGATCTCTTAATCGTTCGCCATGCCCAGGCAGGAGTGCCCCAACAATTAGCTGCCGAGATCGACCGCCGCGGATCCCCTGTGGGCGTTCTCAATGCCGGGGATGGACTGCACGAACATCCCACCCAAGGTTTGCTGGATTTGTTTACCCTCTGCAGCCATCTGGATCCCCGGCGTCCCCGTCTGGAGTTGCTGCAAGGGATCAAAATCGCCATTGTCGGCGATATTCTCCACTCGCGGGTGGCCCGCTCCGATATCTATGCCTTGGTGGCCGCCGGAGCTGAGGTTCACTTAGCCGGCCCTCCCACCCTATTGCCCAAAGATTTTGCCCAGTTTGTACCCGGCCACACGCTCCCTATCCATTGGCAGCTGGAGCCTGCCCTAGAAGGGGCGCGTTTTGTTATCACCTTGCGCCTGCAACAGGAGCGCATGGGCGAGTTCCTTCTCCCCAGCTTGCAGGAGTACCATCACTTCTTCGGCCTCACGCGGCAGCGGCTGCGCCTGTGCCACCCAGAGGTGAGGGTTTTACACCCCGGCCCGGTCAATCGCGGTGTGGAACTCAGCTCCGAGGTGATGGAGGATCCCGGCTTGAACCTGATTGAGCAGCAGGTCACCCACGGCGTGGCGGTGCGCATGGCCCTGCTGTACCTCATGGGGGGCGGGCGGATCCCAGCTTAG
- the purB gene encoding adenylosuccinate lyase, whose translation MIERYTLPEMGQIWSTAHKLQTWLQVELAVCEAQAELGRIPQEALQEIRAKAAFDPARVLEIEAEVKHDVIAFLTNLNEHVGEAGRYIHLGLTSSDVLDTALALQLVASVEILQARLADLIAAIRDQARQHRYTLMIGRTHGVHAEPITFGFKLAGWLAECLRHQERLARLREVVAVGKISGAVGTYANVPPQVEQLACARLGLKPDTASTQVISRDRHAEYVQTLALIGSSLERFATEIRHLQRTEVLEAEEYFAPGQKGSSAMPHKRNPIKSEQLTGISRLLRGYALPALENIPLWHERDISHSSVERVILPDASILCHYLLVNMAELVGQLQVHARNMERNLNLYGGVIFSQQVLLALVEKGLSREEAYRLVQENAHRAWNQPGGDFRANLLADPRVMAHLSEAELQACFDPRRHLTHLDEIFARLGI comes from the coding sequence TTGATCGAGCGCTACACTCTGCCCGAAATGGGCCAGATTTGGTCCACTGCCCACAAGCTCCAGACCTGGCTGCAGGTGGAGCTGGCTGTCTGTGAAGCGCAAGCGGAGCTGGGGCGGATCCCGCAAGAAGCCCTGCAGGAGATCAGAGCCAAAGCCGCCTTTGACCCGGCGCGGGTTTTGGAAATTGAGGCGGAAGTGAAGCACGATGTTATTGCCTTCTTAACCAACCTCAACGAGCACGTGGGCGAGGCAGGGCGCTACATCCACCTGGGCCTGACCAGCTCGGATGTGTTGGATACGGCCCTGGCCCTGCAGCTTGTGGCCTCGGTGGAGATCTTGCAAGCCCGCCTGGCCGACCTCATCGCTGCTATCCGCGACCAAGCTCGGCAGCACCGCTACACCCTCATGATCGGCCGCACCCACGGTGTTCACGCCGAGCCGATTACCTTTGGCTTTAAGCTGGCAGGGTGGCTGGCCGAGTGCCTGCGCCACCAAGAGCGCCTAGCTCGCCTGCGGGAAGTGGTGGCGGTGGGCAAGATCTCTGGCGCCGTGGGCACCTACGCCAACGTGCCTCCCCAGGTGGAGCAGTTGGCCTGCGCTCGCCTGGGCCTGAAGCCCGATACAGCCTCGACACAGGTAATCTCGCGGGATCGCCACGCTGAATACGTGCAAACCTTGGCTCTGATTGGCTCTTCCCTAGAGCGCTTTGCTACTGAAATCCGCCACCTGCAGCGAACAGAGGTACTGGAGGCTGAGGAGTACTTTGCCCCCGGCCAAAAGGGATCCTCTGCTATGCCCCACAAGCGCAACCCCATCAAATCTGAACAGCTAACCGGGATTTCCCGCCTCCTGCGGGGGTATGCCCTTCCGGCTCTGGAAAACATTCCTCTTTGGCATGAGCGGGACATCTCCCACAGCTCCGTAGAGCGGGTCATCCTGCCGGATGCCTCCATCCTCTGCCACTATCTGTTGGTCAACATGGCGGAGCTGGTGGGCCAGCTGCAGGTTCACGCTCGCAACATGGAGCGCAATCTCAACCTCTACGGCGGCGTCATCTTCAGCCAGCAGGTGCTGCTGGCTTTGGTGGAGAAGGGCCTTAGCCGCGAGGAAGCCTACCGCCTGGTGCAGGAAAATGCTCACCGCGCCTGGAACCAGCCCGGCGGGGATTTCCGCGCCAATCTGCTGGCGGATCCCCGAGTGATGGCCCACCTCAGCGAGGCGGAACTGCAGGCTTGTTTTGATCCGCGGCGCCACCTAACCCATTTGGACGAGATCTTTGCCCGCTTGGGCATTTGA